One Fusarium poae strain DAOMC 252244 chromosome 4, whole genome shotgun sequence DNA window includes the following coding sequences:
- the PHO5 gene encoding acid phosphatase pho5 (TransMembrane:9 (o67-84i125-143o149-167i188-211o239-257i332-350o374-396i408-428o511-528i)~BUSCO:15387at5125) encodes MAEESRPVAKTSGGNNAFHNFHNDFAHIADPNERRRLALAEIDKAPFGWYHVRACIVAGVGFFTDSYDIFCVSMLTIMLGIVYYPGKGKLPTSSDNAIKLSTSAGTVLGQLGFGMMADIVGRKRMYGLELIVIIFATLAQALTAGSPSTSLVGLIIFWRVIMGVGIGGDYPLSSIITSEFATTKWRGAMMAAVFAMQGIGQLVAALVMMFLTLGFKSSLEGAADTKSCTGDCQVAVDKMWRTLVGFGAVPACIALYYRLTIPETPRYTFDVARDVEQADEDVKAYMNGKREGNTDEVSRAQNLQTAKNNLEVPKASWRDFCSHYSQWKNASLLLGTAGSWFCLDVAFYGLSLNNGTILKVIGYSTKDATNVYEFLYNTAVGNIIIVLAGAVPGYWVSVATIDTLGRKTIQLGGFIILTILFIVMGFAYNHIPSNGLLAIYVLAQFFFNFGPNTTTFIVPGEVFPTRYRSTSHGISAASGKVGSIIGQGAISILRTHGATDKNEAPWMDHVLEIYALFMLLGILTTLLIPETARKTLEELSGEDDYANNDRALESDTHVGQDKPGRTSVWEGVTWLCG; translated from the exons atggCCGAAGAATCCCGTCCCGTCGCAAAGACGAGTGGCGGAAACAATGCCTTTCACAACTTCCACAACGACTTTGCTCACATCGCCGACCCTAATGAACGACGCCGTCTCGCCCTCGCAGAGATTGACAAGGCTCCCTTTGGCTGGTATCATGTTCGAGCATGTATAGTGGCAGGTGTTGGTTTCTTTACTGACTCTTATGATATCTTTTGCGTCTCCATGTTGACCATAATGTTGGGTATTGTTTATTATCCTGGCAAGGGCAAGTTGCCTACGAGCTCTGATAATGCCATCAAGCTGTCAACTTCCGCTGGTACAGTTTTGGGTCAGTTGGGTTTTGGTATGATGGCCGATATTGTCGGCAGAAAGCGGATGTATGGTCTCGAGTTgatcgtcatcatctttgCTACACTTGCCCAGGCTTTGACGGCTGGGTCTCCTTCCACCTCTCTTGTTGGACTTATCATCTTCTGGCGTGTCATCATGGGTGTTGGCATCGGCGGTGACTACCCTCTATCTTCCATCATTACTTCTGA GTTCGCTACTACCAAGTGGCGAGGAGCTATGATGGCTGCCGTCTTTGCTATGCAAGGCATTGGTCAACTTGTCGCAGCTCTAGTCATGATGTTCCTCACCCTTGGCTTCAAGTCCTCTCTCGAGGGAGCTGCCGATACAAAGAGCTGCACTGGTGATTGCCAAGTTGCTGTTGACAAGATGTGGCGAACACTTGTCGGCTTTGGAGCTGTTCCCGCTTGCATTGCCCTATACT ACCGTCTCACCATCCCTGAGACTCCTCGCTACACCTTCGACGTCGCTCGTGACGTTGAGCAAGCCGATGAGGATGTCAAGGCTTACATGAATGGCAAACGTGAAGGCAACACTGATGAAGTCTCGCGTGCTCAGAACCTTCAAACCGCCAAGAACAACCTCGAAGTCCCCAAGGCCAGCTGGAGGGACTTCTGCTCTCATTACAGCCAGTGGAAAAATGCCTCTCTTCTCCTTGGAACTGCTGGTTCATGGTTCTGTCTTGACGTTGCGTTCTATGGTCTCTCTTTGAATAACGGAACTATTCTCAAGGTCATTGGATACTCTACCAAGGATGCTACAAATGTTTATGAGTTCCTCTACAACACAGCTGTCGGAAATATCATTATTGTATTGGCAGGAGCTGTTCCGGGTTACTGGGTTTCTGTGGCAACTATTGATACTCTTGGCCGAAAGACGATTCAGCTTGGTGGATTTATCATCTTGACTATTCTCTTCATT GTCATGGGTTTCGCTTACAACCACATCCCCTCCAACGGGCTGCTGGCAATTTATGTTCTTGCTCAGTTCTTTTTCAACTTTGGTCCCAACACCACCACTTTCATCGTTCCCGGCGAAGTATTCCCTACTCGATACCGTTCAACCTCTCACGGTATCTCGGCTGCCAGTGGTAAAGTTGGTTCCATCATCGGCCAAGGTGCTATCTCCATTCTCAGAACCCACGGAGCCACAGACAAAAACGAGGCCCCTTGGATGGACCATGTTCTCGAGATTTACGCTCTTTTCATGCTTCTTGGAATCTTGACTACTCTGCTGATTCCAGAGACTGCTCGCAAGACTCTTGAGGAGCTCTCAGGTGAGGATGACTACGCCAACAATGATCGTGCCTTGGAGTCCGACACTCATGTTGGTCAGGATAAGCCTGGACGAACCAGCGTTTGGGAGGGTGTCACTTGGTTGTGTGGGTGA
- a CDS encoding hypothetical protein (CAZy:GH13_40~CAZy:GH13_31~CAZy:GH13_29~CAZy:GH13_17~CAZy:GH13_23~CAZy:GH13_36~CAZy:GH13~CAZy:GH13_30~CAZy:GH13_16~CAZy:GH13_35~CAZy:GH13_4~CAZy:GH13_20~CAZy:GH13_2~CAZy:GH13_1) — MSGVQISNKTREKKWWKEAIVYQIYPASFLDTDADGVGNINGIIAKLDYLKELGVDILWLSPIYQSPQQDMGYDISNYRDIHHPYGTMDDVHHLINELKVRDMKLVMDLVVNHTSNQHPWFIDSASSKNSSQRDWYIWRKPKYDAEGNRQPPNNWCSLFDEMESAWTYDPTTDEYYLSLFSPFQADLNWETPFVREEVHDILRFWLEKGVSGFRMDVINLISKDQRFPDAEIRHPERRYQPAEKYFANGVRLMDYLQEMKVSVFNHYDTLTVGEMPFLDDEQERLEMVNAEEGVVNMIFTFEMIGLDIVPEKGRFSNKPWCVKDLRDIIAKSCRIVTKDGWNTLFCENHDQPRSVTRFCDDSDEHRVTGTKLLSIMQTSLPGTLYLYQGEELGMRNVPPSWGPEEFRDIESVKYWKNVCAQHKEGSPEMKEAKHYLRLKARDNARTPMQWDSTANGGFCPSGVKPWMRVNDDYPIVNAEMQTSAGRANKRSMLVSPYRFWQQVIALRKKHTDLFVYGDFIIEDNTQPNVFAFRRVSESCHSITILNFSKYETTFTFEGDQGVREWALGSYDSLSVEKPRSGVVTLLPWEGLIGVVGKDA, encoded by the exons ATGAGTGGAGTCCAGATATCCAACAAGAcgagggagaagaagtggTGGAAGGAGGCAATTGTGTACCAG ATTTATCCTGCCTCCTTTCTAGACACTGACGCAGATGGAGTCGGAAACATTAATGGCATTATTGCAAAGCTGGACTATCTCAAAGAATTAGGCG TGGATATTCTCTGGCTTTCACCAA TCTATCAAAGCCCTCAACAGGATATGGGTTATGACATT TCAAATTATCGTGATATCCACCATCCATACGGTACAATGGATGACGTACATCATTTGATCAACGAGCTCAAAGTACGCGACATGAAGCTCGTCATGGATCTAGTGGTCAACCACACTTCCAATCAG CACCCCTGGTTTATCGACTCGGCATCGTCAAAGAACAGTTCACAAAGAGACTGGTACATCTGGCGAAAGCCGAAATATGACGCCGAAGGAAACCGCCAACCACCTAACAACTGGTGCAGTCTCTTTGATGAGATGGAATCAGCCTGGACCTATGATCCTACCACTGATGAGTACTATCTTTCTCTGTTTAGTCCATTTCAGGCCGATCTCAATTGGGAAACACCATTCGTCCGAGAGGAAGTGCATGACATCCTTCGCTTCTGGCTCGAAAAGGGAGTTTCTGGTTTCCGGATGGATGTCATAAACCTCATCTCCAAGGATCAGAGGTTCCCTGACGCAGAGATCCGTCATCCAGAGAGACGATACCAACCAGCCGAGAAGTATTTTGCCAATGGGGTCCGTCTCATGGACTACCTTCAGGAAATGAAAGTTTCTGTCTTTAACCACTATGACACTTTGACAGTTGGCGAAATGCCATTTCTAGATGACGAACAAGAGCGCCTCGAAATGGTCAACGCAGAAGAGGGTGTGGTCAACATGATCTTCACCTTTGAGATGATCGGTCTTGACATTGTACCTGAAAAGGGTCGCTTCAGCAACAAGCCATGGTGCGTGAAAGACTTGAGGGACATCATAGCCAAGTCTTGCAGAATTGTGACAAAGGATGGCTGGAACACGCTGTTCTGCGAGAATCACGACCAGCCACGCTCCGTTACAAGGTTCTGCGACGACTCTGATGAGCACCGCGTGACGGGCACCAAGCTGCTTTCTATCATGCAGACCAGTCTTCCTGGAACTCTGTATCTGTACCAGGGCGAGGAGCTTGGTATGCGCAACGTACCCCCATCCTGGGGACCAGAGGAGTTCAGGGACATTGAATCTGTCAAATACTGGAAAAA TGTTTGTGCACAGCACAAAGAAGGATCTCCTGAGATGAAGGAGGCAAAGCATTATCTGCGCCTCAAAGCGCGGGACAATGCCAGGACTCCTATGCAATGGGACTCTACCGCCAACGGCGGCTTCTGCCCTTCGGGGGTCAAACCTTGGATGCGCGTCAACGATGACTACCCCATAGTCAACGCAGAAATGCAGACGTCTGCGGGCCGGGCCAACAAGCGGTCTATGCTGGTATCTCCCTACAGGTTTTGGCAGCAGGTCATTGCGTTACGCAAGAAGCATACCGACCTATTTGTATATGGTGACTTTATCATCGAAGACAACACGCAGCCCAACGTCTTTGCGTTTAGAAGAGTCAGCGAGTCGTGCCATTCTATCACAATCCTCAACTTCAGTAAGTATGAGACAACCTTTACTTTTGAAGGAGATCAGGGGGTACGGGAATGGGCTTTGGGAAGCTATGATTCATTGTCGGTCGAAAAGCCGAGATCTGGTGTCGTAACTCTGCTTCCTTGGGAAGGTCTAATCGGTGTGGTCGGAAAGGATGCCTAA
- a CDS encoding hypothetical protein (TransMembrane:9 (i53-73o85-108i120-137o149-170i177-200o206-227i275-299o319-337i358-377o)) — protein sequence MNSVQRILSRVSLQPNTKSEPQQEPSLNEENLIKFRDGDLDNPENWSLARKRYVSAVAVLLSMNGNISSSIMAGSTQSVTQEFNVSRVATALTTSLFLLGLCAGPLVFCSLTEFYGRQCILYITFLLYFASLFLTAWPPNFGGLLVGRFIAGSFAAGPSTIVAGILADLWKDCACGIAMGIFTCASWVGPALGTVISGVVELKKDWHWGTYVCLWLAAFSLFPMFTIPETHSDTILSQKAKLARNQGYNIQSGQEASKPKLTQLYKIALTRPWMLLLDIISFLCCIYSCIIAALQYMLFSIYPIVFQEMRGWNAAVSQLPILGQAVGAFFALLIVLVNTKRRKRRVSRGNQTVPEDHMVLAMIGGIGFPISMLWLSWSAQCE from the coding sequence ATGAATTCAGTACAGCGTATTCTTTCAAGAGTCTCCTTACAGCCAAATACAAAATCAGAACCGCAACAGGAACCATCTCTCAATGAGGAAAACCTGATCAAATTCAGAGATGGCGATCTTGATAATCCTGAGAATTGGTCACTGGCCAGGAAACGATACGTGTCCGCCGTAGCCGTCCTTTTGTCAATGAATGGCAATATCTCCAGCAGTATCATGGCAGGCTCAACTCAGTCTGTCACTCAAGAATTCAATGTCTCGAGGGTCGCTACAGCGCTCACCACATCATTATTCCTCCTGGGCCTCTGCGCCGGCCCTTTAGTATTTTGCTCTTTGACTGAATTCTACGGACGCCAGtgtattctatatataacgTTTCTACTTTACTTCGCCTCTTTATTCCTGACCGCCTGGCCACCAAACTTTGGTGGACTCTTGGTTGGAAGATTCATCGCTGGAAGCTTCGCTGCAGGACCTAGCACCATCGTTGCGGGTATCCTTGCTGATTTGTGGAAAGACTGCGCATGTGGAATTGCCATGGGCATCTTTACCTGCGCGTCTTGGGTCGGTCCAGCCCTTGGAACTGTCATCTCTGGTGTCGTCGAGCTGAAGAAAGATTGGCACTGGGGCACATATGTCTGTCTTTGGCTTGCAGCATTTAGCTTATTCCCCATGTTTACAATCCCCGAAACACATAGTGACACCATCCTTTCTCAGAAGGCGAAGCTGGCTCGAAACCAGGGTTACAACATTCAGTCGGGACAAGAGGCTTCCAAACCCAAGCTGACGCAATTGTACAAGATTGCTTTAACAAGACCTTGGATGCTCCTCTTGGACATCATCTCCTTTCTCTGTTGCATCTACTCTTGTATCATTGCCGCTTTACAGTACATGCTTTTCAGTATATACCCCATCGTTTTTCAAGAGATGAGAGGGTGGAATGCTGCTGTATCTCAGCTTCCGATCCTCGGACAAGCTGTCGGTGCTTTCTTTGCACTCTTGATTGTACTTGTCAACACTAAGCGCCGGAAACGGAGAGTAAGTCGGGGAAATCAGACAGTCCCGGAGGACCACATGGTTCTCGCCATGATTGGCGGTATAGGTTTCCCCATATCCATGCTCTGGCTTAGCTGGAGTGCTCAGTGCGAGTAA
- a CDS encoding hypothetical protein (TransMembrane:1 (o6-26i)~BUSCO:35352at5125~CAZy:GH12) yields the protein MTIRFLVNFGLLALPIAITLGVLIGLQSQREATGGPPLFKPDPKPTGPKKKHGITTEQHCQKSYGIHPETKGQEYTLNPNQWGWDEGDDGGLCLYVNMNNNETYATNQTAPRWSVVWEYPQGPETAPVHAFPNIKVDGDVFPAKLSSIDKIEIDFEWTYSVGNKSAKGAKQATKTDLTDLKDHLLNANVAMDMFMDSDKTKAQDSEDASHEIMVWFAAIGPATQPLGFNVDGSNPLAKKTLDGTEFKLYYDINQAKQKVLTWYSDTPAEKFDGDLWPLIEEILSMDNADYPSASDYIGYMSWGTEAYSVNTTVTFDVPNLSINVGKKA from the exons ATGACAATTCGGTTCCTCGTTAACTTTGGCTTGTTGGCCTTGCCCATCGCCATCACATTGGGTGTACTCATCGGTCTTCAGAGCCAACGTGAAGCCACAGGCGGTCCTCCCTTGTTCAAACCTGATCCCAAACCTACCGGTCCCAAAAAGAAGCATGGCATTACGACTGAGCAGCATTGCCAAAAGTCCTATGGTATCCATCCTGAGACCAAGGGTCAAGAATATACAC TCAATCCTAATCAGTGGGGTTGGGACGAAGGCGATGATGGAGGATTATGCTTATAT GTTAACATGAACAACAACGAAACCTATGCCACAAACCAAACAGCTCCTCGCTGGTCTGTAGTATGGGAATACCCTCAAGGTCCCGAAACAGCACCTGTCCACGCCTTCCCCAACATCAAAGTTGACGGCGATGTCTTCCCCGCCAAGCTCAGCTCCATTGACAAGATCGAAATCGACTTTGAGTGGACGTACTCTGTCGGAAACAAGTCAGCCAAGGGCGCCAAGCAAGCTACCAAGACAGACCTCACAGATCTCAAGGACCATTTGCTCAACGCCAACGTCGCCATGGATATGTTCATGGACAGTGATAAGACCAAGGCGCAGGACAGTGAGGATGCGTCGCACGAAATCATGGTGTGGTTCGCGGCTATTGGACCTGCTACACAACCCCTTGGCTTCAATGTCGATGGATCGAACCCGCTTGCCAAAAAGACTCTTGACGGTACCGAATT CAAACTCTACTACGATATTAACCAGGCCAAGCAAAAGGTCTTGACATGGTACTCCGATACACCAGCCGAAAAGTTCGACGGCGACCTCTGGCCATTAATCGAGGAGATTCTCTCCATGGACAACGCCGATTACCCCTCTGCATCAGACTATATTGGGTACATGTCATGGGGTACAGAAGCCTACTCTGTCAACACGACCGTGACATTTGACGTCCCCAACTTGTCAATAAACGTGGGCAAGAAAGCTTGA
- the URA7 gene encoding CTP synthase ura7 (MEROPS:MER0437468~BUSCO:15691at5125), with product MKVVLVSGGVISGVGKGIIASSAGLLLKTLGLRVTAIKTDPYINTDAGLLNPLEHGECFVLDDGGETDLDLGNYERYLGIQLSRDSNITTGKIYKQVIEKERRGDYLGKTVQVVPHITDAIQDWIERVARIPVDASGEAPDVCIIELGGTIGDLESGPFVEALSQLRHRLGRDNFLSISVSYVPIINGEEKTKPTQHAIRQVRSAGLIPDVIACRCERELDQATITKIARSCQVEDEQVIGVRNMDTIYQVPLLLEQEGLLKLLQKGLALDKCQVTPPMAQKGQALWDLWKKTVVPDRHLEPVNIILVGKYVSLDDSYLSVHKALEHSAMRCNRKLNLVSVDSEHLEPEMQEKDPRKFHEAWAHVVRAQGIIVPGGFGTRGIQGMVDVAKWARERKLPYLGICLGMQTAVIEYARNVMGLQNATSEEFSATAEHRVVIFMPEGSKEQMGGTMRLGSRTSHFKPGTEWSKLRGLYGGVDVVEERHRHRYEVNPEYIEDLEKAGLSLTSMDDQGVRVETIELKDHPFFVGLQAHPEYKSKTLAPAPSLLGLVAASAGCLDEIIEAAHKKQSSSNGVSDVTNF from the exons ATGAAGGTTGTTCTTGTGAGCGGCGGAGTCATTTCCGGTGTCGGCAAAG GCATTATCG CCAGTAGTGCtggtcttcttctcaagactCTCGGTCTTCGCGTTACA GCGATCAAA ACCGACCCCTACATCAACACCGATGCTGGTCTTCTGAACCCTCTCGA GCACGGCGAGTGCTTCGTTCTCGACGATGGAGGCGAG ACCGATCTCGATCTCGGAAACTACGAGCG ATACCTCGGCATCCAATTGAGCCGTGACAGCAACATCACTACCGGCAAGATCTACAAGCAGGTCATT GAGAAAGAGCGACGGGGAGATTATCTGGGAAAGA CTGTTCAG GTCGTTCCTCACATCACAGACGCCATTCAGGATTGGATTGAGCGTGTCGCCAGGATCCCCGTGGACGCTTCAGGAGAGGCGCCTGACGTTTGCATCA TTGAGCTG GGTGGCACAATTGGTGATCTCGAGTCCGGTCCTTTCGTCGAGGCCCTTTCT CAACTTCGACACCGACTTGGCCGCGACAACTTCCTGAGCATCAGCGTTTCTTACGTCCCTATCATCAATGGAGAGGAGAAGACAAAGCCTACCCAGCATGCCATCCGACAAGTGCGCAGTGCCGGCCTGATCCCCGATGTC ATTGCCTGCCGTTGCGAGCGagagctggatcaagccACCATCACAAAGATTGCCCGAAGCTGCCAAGTTGAGGACGAGCAGGTCATTGGCGTGCGAAACATGGACACCATCTACCAGGTTCCCCTCCTACTCGAACAGGAGGGTCTGCtcaagctcctgcaaaaGGGCCTGGCCCTCGACAAGTGCCAGGTCACTCCCCCTATGGCTCAAAAGGGTCAGGCTCTCTGGGACCTCTGGAAGAAGACCGTCGTCCCCGACCGACACCTCGAACCCGTCAACATCATTTTGGTTGGCAAGTACGTCAGTCTCGACGATTCATACCTCAGTGTCCACAAGGCTCTCGAGCACTCGGCTATGCGATGCAACCGAAAGTTGAACCTCGTTTCCGTCGACTCCGAACACCTTGAGCCCGAGATGCAGGAGAAGGATCCTCGCAAGTTCCACGAGGCTTGGGCACATGTTGTTCGCGCACAGGGTATCATTGTTCCTGGTGGCTTTGGTACCAGAGGTATTCAGGGTATGGTTGATGTCGCCAAATGGGCTCGTGAGCGCAAGCTGCCTTATCTCGGTATTTGCTTGGGTATGCAAACTGCTGTCATTGAGTACGCCCGCAACGTTATGGGTCTTCAGAACGCTACTTCTGAAGAGTTTTCTGCCACAGCTGAGCACCGTGTGGTTATCTTCATGCCTGAGGGTTCCAAGGA GCAAATGGGTGGTACCATGAGACTTGGCAGCCGTACATCTCACTTCAAGCCCGGCACCGAGTGGAGCAAGCTCCGAGGCTTGTACGGAGGAGTCGATGTTGTGGAGGAGCGTCACCGACATCGTTATGAGGTCAACCCCGAATACATTGAGGATCTCGAGAAGGCTGGCCTCTCTCTGACTTCTATGGATGACCAAGGTGTCCGAGTTGAGACCATTGAGCTGAAGGACCACCCCTTCTTCGTCGG TCTTCAGGCTCACCCCGAGTACAAGTCCAAGACTTTGGCGCCCGCTCCTTCGC TGCTTGGTCTCGTCGCCGCCAGTGCTGGATGTCTCGATGAGATTATCGAGGCCGCCCACAAGAAGCAGAGCTCCTCCAACGGAGTCAGCGATGTCACCAACTTTTAG
- a CDS encoding hypothetical protein (TransMembrane:6 (i221-247o259-281i562-588o603-628i691-719o739-761i)~BUSCO:6593at5125~CAZy:GT2_Glyco_tranf_2_3), with translation MNGNGNRDYGDEHDREYREMVEIDVQRQHQQQHEQRQQLQNDQQQQEYFQQDLRSPYGPPEQLQHQQAFTPYSPYQSEFEDMQQGRSITEQGRPLRPSPAHLEDYSPAPEWPPHIASSPGQYFHDTPGGSRSGTPSLRSGQETPARLHYHAGNSSVDWRPSSLMNQSHLSLAALLPNGSPQNGSDNTLAKEYIVDTSAIQTVHKRDDVDIWKGWKRWVFKLVPALTFMNTGLYMAYLALRIACVIWAQNAAGQTYEGAWVFIAVEIAVAIPSLMHNIWTMWSMKKRQRPKLRVTGNDVPTVDAFVTCCGEEDDLVMDTVRAACDLDYPRDRYRVIVLDDGKSAGLEDQCNKLAMTYPNLYYMARPKIPGQPHHFKAGNLNYGLDAVHKLPGGAGQFMAALDADMIPERDWLRAIIPHMLIDPKMALACPPQLFYNTPPSDPLAQSLDFFVHVIEPIKDALGVAWCTGSGYVARREALDQIGNFPLGSLAEDVATSTLMLGKGWKTAFIHEPLQFGTVPEDYGGHLKQRTRWAIGTVDTSFKLNFCLWGDQVRQMTTAQRFSGFLYASLSLYTVLLTVSMFAIPVILIMQKPLVAYATDEQLRWLIRACFASVISNRLCEFALFIPAGYHTGQRGSRYQLWMSPYIALCIIRSFVLPTWLGGQTQAFKPTGSLGSALNERDAKLRKNMFRRLWGILINYMAIFHLFFVYLTLVAVVLTSFRSFVTTDTVRDTLTALLTHAFWPPLTFLFICSSLWTPISYAIDPPAMPDREDLLNRDAKTQVAHPTPQSKKIAFGGQAAWFELEYTVTTAYTCLVFVASFIF, from the exons ATGAACGGGAACGGGAATCGTGACTATGGAGACGAGCACGACAGGGAGTATAGAGAGATGGTAGAGATCGACGTTCAGCGTcaacaccagcagcagcatgaACAAAGACAGCAGCTTCAGAACGAccagcaacagcaagaatACTTCCAGCAAGACTTGCGTTCGCCATATGGTCCGCCTGAGCAGCTGCAGCATCAGCAAGCTTTTACACCTTACTCACCATACCAGTCAGAGTTTGAAGATATGCAGCAGGGTAGATCCATTACAGAGCAAGGTAGACCTCTTCGCCCTTCGCCCGCACATCTTGAAGATTACAGTCCGGCACCTGAATGGCCTCCTCACATTGCCAGCAGCCCGGGACAGTACTTCCATGACACGCCGGGCGGTTCTCGCTCAGGAACACCGTCTCTTCGCAGCGGCCAAGAGACACCCGCCCGTCTGCACTATCACGCAGGCAACTCATCAGTCGACTGGAGACCATCCAGCCTCATG AACCAGAGCCACCTCAGTCTAGCAGCCTTATTGCCAAACGGTTCTCCGCAGAACGGCAGCGACAACACGCTCGCCAAAGAGTACATCGTCGATACCAGCGCTATTCAGACAGTTCACAAACGTGACGATGTTGATATCTGGAAGGGATGGAAGAGATGGGTGTTTAAGCTCGTCCCCGCGCTGACGTTTATGAACACGGGATTGTACATGGCCTATCTGGCTTTGAGAATTGCCTGTGTTATCTGGGCGCAGAACGCAGCAGGACAGACTTACGAGGGAGCGTGGGTGTTTATCGCCGTCGAGATTGCCGTTGCCATTCCCTCATTAATGCACAACATCTGGACGATGTGGTCTATGAAGAAGAGACAGCGACCCAAGTTGAGAGTTACGGGAAACGACGTTCCCACTGTTGATGCGTTCGTCACCTGCTGTGGTGAGGAGGACGATCTGGTCATGGATACTGTACGTGCGGCATGCGACTTGGACTACCCTCGCGATCGATACAGAGTTATCGTGCTGGATGACGGAAAGTCTGCTGGTCTCGAAGATCAGTGTAACAAGCTGGCCATGACGTACCCCAACTTGTATTACATGGCCCGACCCAAGATTCCCGGCCAGCCTCATCATTTCAAGGCCGGTAACCTCAACTATGGTCTCGACGCTGTGCACAAGCTACCGGGAGGAGCTGGTCAATTCATGGCTGCTCTGGATGCCGATATG ATTCCTGAGCGTGACTGGCTCCGTGCTATCATCCCTCACATGCTCATCGATCCCAAGATGGCTCTCGCTTGTCCACCTCAACTCTTCTACAACACTCCCCCTTCTGATCCCCTCGCCCAGAGTCTCGACTTTTTCGTGCACGTCATTGAGCCTATTAAGGATGCCCTCGGCGTCGCCTGGTGTACTGGATCCGGTTATGTCGCCCGTCGCGAAGCTCTCGATCAAATTGGCAACTTCCCCCTCGGTTCTCTCGCTGAAGATGTCGCTACCTCGACTCTGATGCTCGGTAAGGGCTGGAAGACAGCCTTTATCCACGaacccctccagttcggtaCTGTTCCTGAGGATTACGGTGGTCATTTGAAGCAGCGTACGCGATGGGCTATTGGAACCGTCGACACGTCGTTCAAGCTTAACTTTTGTCTTTGGGGTGACCAGGTTCGCCAAATGACGACTGCTCAGCGATTCTCTGGTTTCCTATACGCTTCGCTGAGTTTGTACACTGTTCTTCTTACCGTTTCAATGTTTGCCATTCCTGTTATCCTGATTATGCAGAAGCCTCTTGTCGCGTACGCAACTGATGAGCAGCTCCGATGGTTGATCCGAGCCTGTTTTGCGTCCGTCATCTCGAACCGCCTGTGCGAGTTTGCTCTGTTCATCCCCGCAGGTTATCACACCGGGCAGCGAGGTTCGCGATACCAGCTCTGGATGTCTCCTTACATCGCGCTTTGCATTATTCGTTCATTCGTCCTCCCGACATGGCTTGGTGGTCAAACACAAGCCTTCAAGCCGACGGGATCTTTGGGCTCAGCGCTCAATGAGCGTGATGCTAAGCTCCGAAAGAACATGTTCCGCCGTCTTTGGGGCATCCTGATCAATTACATGGCCATATTCCACCTGTTCTTCGTGTACCTCACCCTCGTTGCCGTGGTGCTCACGTCGTTCCGTTCATTTGTGACGACCGACACGGTGCGCGACACGCTCACCGCCCTTCTCACACACGCATTTTGGCCGCCCCTGACGTTCCTCTTCATCTGCAGCTCCCTCTGGACGCCCATCTCGTACGCGATTGACCCGCCGGCCATGCCCGACCGGGAGGACCTTCTGAACCGCGATGCAAAGACGCAGGTGGCGCACCCGACGCCACAGAGCAAGAAGATTGCGTTTGGCGGTCAAGCTGCGTGGTTCGAGTTGGAGTACACTGTCACCACGGCTTACACGTGTCTCGTGTTTGTCGCCTCGTTCATCTTTTAA
- a CDS encoding hypothetical protein (TransMembrane:2 (i43-64o70-91i)): MWESVEPPPLAIEILTDPKEKKDALKLIVDSVAQQRQTASRALIFHPVSLSVFTACLAIVHYGANIGSDISTMLIIYPGIILTYLVAIRYFTSAYIRIAEETNWLDWIKEDTIIGARFGDEIIGTVILRLDHARKTAIIRGWTTRSRYRGRGLGGDVLNETVKMTKELLGKDCTIEFAPDHANSHMPLYSIFNRPFQAREAKAKRALGAALKDWDKSKDESR; this comes from the coding sequence ATGTGGGAATCAGTAGAGCCACCGCCACTCGCAATTGAGATCCTCACCGAcccaaaagaaaagaaagacgCCCTCAAACTCATCGTCGACAGCGTCGCTCAACAGCGCCAAACAGCCTCGCGCGCGCTCATCTTCCATCCTGTCTCTCTCTCAGTCTTCACAGCCTGCCTCGCGATTGTGCACTATGGCGCCAACATCGGCAGCGACATAAGCACCATGCTCATCATATACCCTGGCATTATCCTCACGTACTTGGTCGCAATTCGCTACTTTACCAGCGCATATATCCGCATCGCTGAAGAAACAAACTGGCTGGATTGGATCAAGGAGGATACCATCATCGGAGCTCGTTTCGGCGACGAGATTATTGGAACCGTCATTCTTCGACTTGATCACGCCAGAAAAACAGCAATCATCCGTGGATGGACAACTAGGTCGCGGTATCGTGGTCGCGGTCTTGGAGGCGACGTATTGAACGAGACCGTCAAGATGACAAAGGAGTTGTTGGGCAAGGATTGTACCATTGAGTTTGCGCCCGATCACGCGAACAGCCATATGCCTTTGTACAGCATCTTCAATAGGCCATTCCAGGCGAGAGAAGCAAAGGCGAAAAGGGCACTGGGTGCTGCGTTGAAGGACTGGGACAAGAGTAAAGATGAATCTCGGTAG